The stretch of DNA TATTATCTACTGGTGCTGGAATATGGTTTATAATTCCTTCATAAATAGCTTCCATGTTTTCATCCTGTTTCTCTGGGTTCGTACTAGCTGTACCGTTAATAGCAGAAGCATACACAACAGGAAATTCAATTTGCTCTTCAGAAGCACCTAATTCAATAAATAAATCTATAACTTCATCAACAACTTCTTCAGGACGAGCAAAGTCACGGTCAATTTTGTTTACAACAACAATTGGAGTTAAGTTTTGCTCTAAAGCCTTCTTTAATACGAATCGCGTTTGTGGCATACAACCTTCATACGCATCTACAACTAAGAGAACACCGTCCACCATTTTCATGATACGTTCTACTTCTCCACCGAAGTCAGCGTGTCCTGGCGTATCCATAATGTTAATACGCGTATCTTTATAATTAATAGCAGTATTTTTCGCTAGAATAGTTATTCCACGTTCTCTTTCTATATCATTAGAGTCCATTGCACGTTCTGCTACTGTTTCATTCGTACGGAATGTACCCGCCTGATGTAATAATTTGTCTACTAACGTTGTTTTACCATGATCAACGTGAGCGATAATGGCAATATTTCGAATATCATTTCGAATCTTCATAAGTCATCTCCCTGTAAATTCAACTAATGTATAATAATATAGCTTTCTGAGTATAGTTTTCCCTCATAAAAAGTAATTATCATACGTTATTAATGCTTAACCTGTTGTATTATACCACAAACATAGTAGAAATGACGACGAGAGTTATGTAAAATATTCTTTATAGCATTAAATGCGCTTACAAGGGAGAGAGAATGATGAAGAATGTTCAATGGATTTTTGTTATGTATGCAGTGTTAGCAGCAACAGCCCTTGCCTTAATTGGTATAACAGTTGCCGAAAGAAGTACTATTGGAATAATAGGATCTATCCTTTTACTAATTATCGTAATGGGATTTGGGTTTAGACAGAAGAAAAAAGTTAGAGAACAAAATAACGGGTAACAAATATAAGGATGAGTTCACGCTCATCCTTTATATTTGTATAAATAATCGTTCATTATTTCTTCGTGTAAGCCCGGCTTCGATACAAAAACGCTATTTTGAGCTAGTAAATTTAATGGTTCACCTTTTAGCGTTGTTACATAACCACCTAACTCTTCTACAATAATAAGACCCGCAGCAAAATCCCAAGGAGATAAACGTAATGTTATATACGCATCAATTCTTCCTGTTGCAACGTAGGCCATCTCTAGTGCTGCCGATCCGTATGAGCGAGTTCCTCTTACCGCTTTTGCTAATGGAGCTAAAATAGTTGGATTTATCCTTTTGTTTTCCGTGACCCAAGTGACATTCATCCCAATTACT from Sutcliffiella cohnii encodes:
- a CDS encoding DUF5325 family protein, encoding MMKNVQWIFVMYAVLAATALALIGITVAERSTIGIIGSILLLIIVMGFGFRQKKKVREQNNG